The Strix aluco isolate bStrAlu1 chromosome Z, bStrAlu1.hap1, whole genome shotgun sequence genome contains a region encoding:
- the POLK gene encoding DNA polymerase kappa isoform X2: protein MDNMEKVGDSSCNDGLLLRMGLNDNKAGMQGLDKEKINKIIMEATKGSRFYENELKKDQQVNQRIEKMMQLKEKITKQQLLKAQLQVDKLVIELEQSRNLSSTIVHIDMDAFYAAVEMRDCPELKEKPVAVGSMSMLSTSNYHARRYGVRAAMPGFIAKKLCPHLTIVPLNFEKYGKVSKEVREILTEYDPNFMPMGLDEAYLNITEHLEERLRWPEDKRRFFFKTESSTEEGGYSASPVLFEDNTPLMDDHPEQRDRSVENSVIFGTSAEEVVKEIRFRIEQKTQLTASAGIAPNIMLAKMCSDRNKPNGQCRIPPERRAVLDFLKDLPIRKVPGIGKVTEKMLKALGIVTCSELYQQRALLSLLFSEASWRNFLDISLGLGSTHLEKDGERKSMSTERTFSEINTAEDQYNLCQELCRDLAQELQKEGLKGKTVTLKLKNVNFEVKTRASTVLSSVSTEEEIFAVAKDLLGTEIDSIAPHPLRIRLMGVRVSGFLSEEEKKYQQKSITSFLKSGKEIGFLRLQPGKSNQEYFTKISETSPRGSFFDKKRAARQLSRENLSPNETVGKQVFHGRKSSANFVEETKKVTELQNSSMCKIFTCPVCFEEQSSNNLEELNRHIDECLSGTLVKDTMEISKNDNSRENTLNFLPQFKNENVDECQKNKPDQLAGTDQSASISDNSTSSSTEKFSQVISDKPHRERQPSNLSDIARNVCMKQCLFPKRISQDNEDHFEKTEHAEETSSSCFFEAKEDSVLVCPVCNSEQKTTSLVSFNRHVDVCLNKGLIKQLTEKKDFPSKTYNMESSNTIGGLSRGQQCTNPSQGAKRSGLKASQSVSKKAKSSNSKHTIEMFFK, encoded by the exons ATGGACAACATGGAAAAAGTTGGTGACAGCTCTTGCAATGATGGACTTCTACTTAGAATGGGTCTCAATGATAACAAAGCTGGAATGCAAGGTTTGGATAAAGAGAAAATCAATAAAATCATCATGGAAGCAACCAAG GGTTCTAGATTTTATgaaaatgaacttaaaaaagaTCAACAAGTTAACCAACGAATTGAAAAAATGATGCAGctaaaagagaaaattacaaaGCAACAGCTCTTGAAAGCACAGCTGCAG GTGGACAAACTTGTGATAGAGCTGGAACAGAGCCGTAACCTTAGCAGTACAATTGTACACATTGACATGGATGCCTTCTATGCGGCTGTAGAAATGAGAGACTGTCCAGAGCTGAAGGAAAAGCCTGTAGCAGTGGGATCAATGAGTATGTTG TCCACCTCAAATTACCACGCTAGGAGATATGGTGTACGTGCAGCCATGCCTGGATTTATTGCTAAAAAGCTATGTCCACATCTAACTATAGTACCattaaactttgaaaaatacGGCAAAGTGAGTAAAGAG GTTAGAGAAATACTGACCGAATATGATCCCAATTTTATGCCTATGGGCCTAGATGAAGCCTACCTGAACATAACAGAGCATTTAGAGGAAAGACTGAGGTGGCCTGAAGATAAGAGaagattcttttttaaaacagaaagctcTACAGAAGAAG GTGGATACTCTGCTTCACCAGTACTGTTTGAAGACAACACACCTCTGATGGATGACCACCCTGAACAAAGAGATCGATCAGTGGAAAATTCAGTCATCTTTGGAACTTCTGCAGAGGAAGTTGTGAAGGAAATTCGCTTTAGGATTGAGCAGAAAACTCAACTGACTGCTAGTGCAG gaatcGCGCCAAATATAATGTTAGCAAAAATGTGCAGTGATCGTAATAAACCTAATGGGCAATGCAGAATTCCTCCTGAGAGACGAGCAGTGCTAGACTTCCTGAAAGATTTGCCCATTAGAAAG GTGCCAGGTATAGGAAAAGTAACAGAGAAGATGTTAAAAGCCCTTGGAATTGTGACTTGCTCAGAACTTTACCAGCAGAGGGcactgctttctcttcttttttcagaAGCATCTTGGCGTAATTTCTTGGATATTTCCCTTGGTTTGGGTTCAACACATTTGGAAAa ggatggagaaagaaaaagtatgagCACTGAAAG AACATTCAGTGAAATAAACACAGCAGAAGACCAGTACAACTTGTGTCAAGAACTCTGCAGAGACCTTGCTCAAGAGCTACAGAAAGAGGGACTTAAG GGTAAAACTGTTACCTTGAAGCTAAAGAATGTGAACTTTGAAGTAAAAACAAGAGCTTCAACTGTGCTGTCTTCCGTTTCTACTGAGGAGGAAATATTTGCTGTTGCTAAAGACTTGTTGGGAACAGAAATTGATAGCATTGCTCCTCATCCTTTACGGATAAGACTTATGG GTGTACGAGTATCAGGATTTCTaagtgaagaagagaagaagtACCAACAGAAAAGTATTACGAGTTTcttaaaatcaggaaaagaaattgGTTTTCTAAGGCTTCAGCCAGGGAAGTCCAACCAAGaatatttcacaaaaatttcAGAAACATCTCCCAGAGGGAGTTTTTTTGATAAAAAGCGAGCTGCAAGGCAACTAAGCAGAGAGAATCTTTCTCCAAATGAAACTGTAGGTAAGCAGGTCTTTCATGGTAGGAAATCATCAGCAAATTTtgtggaagaaacaaagaaagtcACAGAGTTACAGAATTCTAGTATGTGTAAGATCTTCACCTGTCCTGTTTGCTTTGAAGAGCAAAGCAGCAATAATTTGGAAGAGCTTAATAGGCATATTGATGAGTGTCTCAGTGGGACTCTTGTTAAAGATACCATGGAAATATCCAAGAATGACAATTCAAGAGAAAATACACTTAACTTTCTTccacaatttaaaaatgaaaatgttgatgaatgtcaaaaaaataaaccagatcAATTAGCAGGAACAGACCAGTCTGCAAGTATATCTGACAACTCTACTAGCAGTAGCACAGAAAAATTCAGTCAGGTAATATCTGACAAACCTCACAGAGAAAGACAGCCTAGCAATCTCAGTGATATTGCTAGAAATGTGTGTATGAAACAGTGTCTCTTCCCCAAAAGAATTTCACAAGACAATGAAGACCATTTTGAAAAGACTGAACATGCAGAAGAGACTAGTTCATCCTGTTTCTTTGAAGCCAAAGAAGACAGTGTTCTTGTTTGTCCAGTTTGTAATTCAGAACAGAAAACCACCAGTCTGGTGTCATTTAACAGACACGTGGATGTCTGCTTAAATAAAGGCCTTATCAAgcagctgacagaaaaaaaagattttcccaGTAAGACTTATAATATGGAAAGCTCAAACACAATTG GAGGTTTAAGCAGAGGACAGCAGTGCACAAATCCATCACAAGGAGCAAAAAG GTCTGGACTAAAAGCTTCACAGTCAGTATCAAAAAAGGCCAAGTCAAGCAATTCCAAGCATACaattgaaatgttttttaaatga
- the POLK gene encoding DNA polymerase kappa isoform X1, protein MDNMEKVGDSSCNDGLLLRMGLNDNKAGMQGLDKEKINKIIMEATKGSRFYENELKKDQQVNQRIEKMMQLKEKITKQQLLKAQLQVDKLVIELEQSRNLSSTIVHIDMDAFYAAVEMRDCPELKEKPVAVGSMSMLSTSNYHARRYGVRAAMPGFIAKKLCPHLTIVPLNFEKYGKVSKEVREILTEYDPNFMPMGLDEAYLNITEHLEERLRWPEDKRRFFFKTESSTEEDKDDTNMSAKFNEGGYSASPVLFEDNTPLMDDHPEQRDRSVENSVIFGTSAEEVVKEIRFRIEQKTQLTASAGIAPNIMLAKMCSDRNKPNGQCRIPPERRAVLDFLKDLPIRKVPGIGKVTEKMLKALGIVTCSELYQQRALLSLLFSEASWRNFLDISLGLGSTHLEKDGERKSMSTERTFSEINTAEDQYNLCQELCRDLAQELQKEGLKGKTVTLKLKNVNFEVKTRASTVLSSVSTEEEIFAVAKDLLGTEIDSIAPHPLRIRLMGVRVSGFLSEEEKKYQQKSITSFLKSGKEIGFLRLQPGKSNQEYFTKISETSPRGSFFDKKRAARQLSRENLSPNETVGKQVFHGRKSSANFVEETKKVTELQNSSMCKIFTCPVCFEEQSSNNLEELNRHIDECLSGTLVKDTMEISKNDNSRENTLNFLPQFKNENVDECQKNKPDQLAGTDQSASISDNSTSSSTEKFSQVISDKPHRERQPSNLSDIARNVCMKQCLFPKRISQDNEDHFEKTEHAEETSSSCFFEAKEDSVLVCPVCNSEQKTTSLVSFNRHVDVCLNKGLIKQLTEKKDFPSKTYNMESSNTIGGLSRGQQCTNPSQGAKRSGLKASQSVSKKAKSSNSKHTIEMFFK, encoded by the exons ATGGACAACATGGAAAAAGTTGGTGACAGCTCTTGCAATGATGGACTTCTACTTAGAATGGGTCTCAATGATAACAAAGCTGGAATGCAAGGTTTGGATAAAGAGAAAATCAATAAAATCATCATGGAAGCAACCAAG GGTTCTAGATTTTATgaaaatgaacttaaaaaagaTCAACAAGTTAACCAACGAATTGAAAAAATGATGCAGctaaaagagaaaattacaaaGCAACAGCTCTTGAAAGCACAGCTGCAG GTGGACAAACTTGTGATAGAGCTGGAACAGAGCCGTAACCTTAGCAGTACAATTGTACACATTGACATGGATGCCTTCTATGCGGCTGTAGAAATGAGAGACTGTCCAGAGCTGAAGGAAAAGCCTGTAGCAGTGGGATCAATGAGTATGTTG TCCACCTCAAATTACCACGCTAGGAGATATGGTGTACGTGCAGCCATGCCTGGATTTATTGCTAAAAAGCTATGTCCACATCTAACTATAGTACCattaaactttgaaaaatacGGCAAAGTGAGTAAAGAG GTTAGAGAAATACTGACCGAATATGATCCCAATTTTATGCCTATGGGCCTAGATGAAGCCTACCTGAACATAACAGAGCATTTAGAGGAAAGACTGAGGTGGCCTGAAGATAAGAGaagattcttttttaaaacagaaagctcTACAGAAGAAG ATAAAGACGATACAAATATGTCTGCCAAATTTAATGAAGGTGGATACTCTGCTTCACCAGTACTGTTTGAAGACAACACACCTCTGATGGATGACCACCCTGAACAAAGAGATCGATCAGTGGAAAATTCAGTCATCTTTGGAACTTCTGCAGAGGAAGTTGTGAAGGAAATTCGCTTTAGGATTGAGCAGAAAACTCAACTGACTGCTAGTGCAG gaatcGCGCCAAATATAATGTTAGCAAAAATGTGCAGTGATCGTAATAAACCTAATGGGCAATGCAGAATTCCTCCTGAGAGACGAGCAGTGCTAGACTTCCTGAAAGATTTGCCCATTAGAAAG GTGCCAGGTATAGGAAAAGTAACAGAGAAGATGTTAAAAGCCCTTGGAATTGTGACTTGCTCAGAACTTTACCAGCAGAGGGcactgctttctcttcttttttcagaAGCATCTTGGCGTAATTTCTTGGATATTTCCCTTGGTTTGGGTTCAACACATTTGGAAAa ggatggagaaagaaaaagtatgagCACTGAAAG AACATTCAGTGAAATAAACACAGCAGAAGACCAGTACAACTTGTGTCAAGAACTCTGCAGAGACCTTGCTCAAGAGCTACAGAAAGAGGGACTTAAG GGTAAAACTGTTACCTTGAAGCTAAAGAATGTGAACTTTGAAGTAAAAACAAGAGCTTCAACTGTGCTGTCTTCCGTTTCTACTGAGGAGGAAATATTTGCTGTTGCTAAAGACTTGTTGGGAACAGAAATTGATAGCATTGCTCCTCATCCTTTACGGATAAGACTTATGG GTGTACGAGTATCAGGATTTCTaagtgaagaagagaagaagtACCAACAGAAAAGTATTACGAGTTTcttaaaatcaggaaaagaaattgGTTTTCTAAGGCTTCAGCCAGGGAAGTCCAACCAAGaatatttcacaaaaatttcAGAAACATCTCCCAGAGGGAGTTTTTTTGATAAAAAGCGAGCTGCAAGGCAACTAAGCAGAGAGAATCTTTCTCCAAATGAAACTGTAGGTAAGCAGGTCTTTCATGGTAGGAAATCATCAGCAAATTTtgtggaagaaacaaagaaagtcACAGAGTTACAGAATTCTAGTATGTGTAAGATCTTCACCTGTCCTGTTTGCTTTGAAGAGCAAAGCAGCAATAATTTGGAAGAGCTTAATAGGCATATTGATGAGTGTCTCAGTGGGACTCTTGTTAAAGATACCATGGAAATATCCAAGAATGACAATTCAAGAGAAAATACACTTAACTTTCTTccacaatttaaaaatgaaaatgttgatgaatgtcaaaaaaataaaccagatcAATTAGCAGGAACAGACCAGTCTGCAAGTATATCTGACAACTCTACTAGCAGTAGCACAGAAAAATTCAGTCAGGTAATATCTGACAAACCTCACAGAGAAAGACAGCCTAGCAATCTCAGTGATATTGCTAGAAATGTGTGTATGAAACAGTGTCTCTTCCCCAAAAGAATTTCACAAGACAATGAAGACCATTTTGAAAAGACTGAACATGCAGAAGAGACTAGTTCATCCTGTTTCTTTGAAGCCAAAGAAGACAGTGTTCTTGTTTGTCCAGTTTGTAATTCAGAACAGAAAACCACCAGTCTGGTGTCATTTAACAGACACGTGGATGTCTGCTTAAATAAAGGCCTTATCAAgcagctgacagaaaaaaaagattttcccaGTAAGACTTATAATATGGAAAGCTCAAACACAATTG GAGGTTTAAGCAGAGGACAGCAGTGCACAAATCCATCACAAGGAGCAAAAAG GTCTGGACTAAAAGCTTCACAGTCAGTATCAAAAAAGGCCAAGTCAAGCAATTCCAAGCATACaattgaaatgttttttaaatga
- the POLK gene encoding DNA polymerase kappa isoform X3: MDNMEKVGDSSCNDGLLLRMGLNDNKAGMQGLDKEKINKIIMEATKGSRFYENELKKDQQVNQRIEKMMQLKEKITKQQLLKAQLQVDKLVIELEQSRNLSSTIVHIDMDAFYAAVEMRDCPELKEKPVAVGSMSMLSTSNYHARRYGVRAAMPGFIAKKLCPHLTIVPLNFEKYGKVSKEVREILTEYDPNFMPMGLDEAYLNITEHLEERLRWPEDKRRFFFKTESSTEEVLFEDNTPLMDDHPEQRDRSVENSVIFGTSAEEVVKEIRFRIEQKTQLTASAGIAPNIMLAKMCSDRNKPNGQCRIPPERRAVLDFLKDLPIRKVPGIGKVTEKMLKALGIVTCSELYQQRALLSLLFSEASWRNFLDISLGLGSTHLEKDGERKSMSTERTFSEINTAEDQYNLCQELCRDLAQELQKEGLKGKTVTLKLKNVNFEVKTRASTVLSSVSTEEEIFAVAKDLLGTEIDSIAPHPLRIRLMGVRVSGFLSEEEKKYQQKSITSFLKSGKEIGFLRLQPGKSNQEYFTKISETSPRGSFFDKKRAARQLSRENLSPNETVGKQVFHGRKSSANFVEETKKVTELQNSSMCKIFTCPVCFEEQSSNNLEELNRHIDECLSGTLVKDTMEISKNDNSRENTLNFLPQFKNENVDECQKNKPDQLAGTDQSASISDNSTSSSTEKFSQVISDKPHRERQPSNLSDIARNVCMKQCLFPKRISQDNEDHFEKTEHAEETSSSCFFEAKEDSVLVCPVCNSEQKTTSLVSFNRHVDVCLNKGLIKQLTEKKDFPSKTYNMESSNTIGGLSRGQQCTNPSQGAKRSGLKASQSVSKKAKSSNSKHTIEMFFK; this comes from the exons ATGGACAACATGGAAAAAGTTGGTGACAGCTCTTGCAATGATGGACTTCTACTTAGAATGGGTCTCAATGATAACAAAGCTGGAATGCAAGGTTTGGATAAAGAGAAAATCAATAAAATCATCATGGAAGCAACCAAG GGTTCTAGATTTTATgaaaatgaacttaaaaaagaTCAACAAGTTAACCAACGAATTGAAAAAATGATGCAGctaaaagagaaaattacaaaGCAACAGCTCTTGAAAGCACAGCTGCAG GTGGACAAACTTGTGATAGAGCTGGAACAGAGCCGTAACCTTAGCAGTACAATTGTACACATTGACATGGATGCCTTCTATGCGGCTGTAGAAATGAGAGACTGTCCAGAGCTGAAGGAAAAGCCTGTAGCAGTGGGATCAATGAGTATGTTG TCCACCTCAAATTACCACGCTAGGAGATATGGTGTACGTGCAGCCATGCCTGGATTTATTGCTAAAAAGCTATGTCCACATCTAACTATAGTACCattaaactttgaaaaatacGGCAAAGTGAGTAAAGAG GTTAGAGAAATACTGACCGAATATGATCCCAATTTTATGCCTATGGGCCTAGATGAAGCCTACCTGAACATAACAGAGCATTTAGAGGAAAGACTGAGGTGGCCTGAAGATAAGAGaagattcttttttaaaacagaaagctcTACAGAAGAAG TACTGTTTGAAGACAACACACCTCTGATGGATGACCACCCTGAACAAAGAGATCGATCAGTGGAAAATTCAGTCATCTTTGGAACTTCTGCAGAGGAAGTTGTGAAGGAAATTCGCTTTAGGATTGAGCAGAAAACTCAACTGACTGCTAGTGCAG gaatcGCGCCAAATATAATGTTAGCAAAAATGTGCAGTGATCGTAATAAACCTAATGGGCAATGCAGAATTCCTCCTGAGAGACGAGCAGTGCTAGACTTCCTGAAAGATTTGCCCATTAGAAAG GTGCCAGGTATAGGAAAAGTAACAGAGAAGATGTTAAAAGCCCTTGGAATTGTGACTTGCTCAGAACTTTACCAGCAGAGGGcactgctttctcttcttttttcagaAGCATCTTGGCGTAATTTCTTGGATATTTCCCTTGGTTTGGGTTCAACACATTTGGAAAa ggatggagaaagaaaaagtatgagCACTGAAAG AACATTCAGTGAAATAAACACAGCAGAAGACCAGTACAACTTGTGTCAAGAACTCTGCAGAGACCTTGCTCAAGAGCTACAGAAAGAGGGACTTAAG GGTAAAACTGTTACCTTGAAGCTAAAGAATGTGAACTTTGAAGTAAAAACAAGAGCTTCAACTGTGCTGTCTTCCGTTTCTACTGAGGAGGAAATATTTGCTGTTGCTAAAGACTTGTTGGGAACAGAAATTGATAGCATTGCTCCTCATCCTTTACGGATAAGACTTATGG GTGTACGAGTATCAGGATTTCTaagtgaagaagagaagaagtACCAACAGAAAAGTATTACGAGTTTcttaaaatcaggaaaagaaattgGTTTTCTAAGGCTTCAGCCAGGGAAGTCCAACCAAGaatatttcacaaaaatttcAGAAACATCTCCCAGAGGGAGTTTTTTTGATAAAAAGCGAGCTGCAAGGCAACTAAGCAGAGAGAATCTTTCTCCAAATGAAACTGTAGGTAAGCAGGTCTTTCATGGTAGGAAATCATCAGCAAATTTtgtggaagaaacaaagaaagtcACAGAGTTACAGAATTCTAGTATGTGTAAGATCTTCACCTGTCCTGTTTGCTTTGAAGAGCAAAGCAGCAATAATTTGGAAGAGCTTAATAGGCATATTGATGAGTGTCTCAGTGGGACTCTTGTTAAAGATACCATGGAAATATCCAAGAATGACAATTCAAGAGAAAATACACTTAACTTTCTTccacaatttaaaaatgaaaatgttgatgaatgtcaaaaaaataaaccagatcAATTAGCAGGAACAGACCAGTCTGCAAGTATATCTGACAACTCTACTAGCAGTAGCACAGAAAAATTCAGTCAGGTAATATCTGACAAACCTCACAGAGAAAGACAGCCTAGCAATCTCAGTGATATTGCTAGAAATGTGTGTATGAAACAGTGTCTCTTCCCCAAAAGAATTTCACAAGACAATGAAGACCATTTTGAAAAGACTGAACATGCAGAAGAGACTAGTTCATCCTGTTTCTTTGAAGCCAAAGAAGACAGTGTTCTTGTTTGTCCAGTTTGTAATTCAGAACAGAAAACCACCAGTCTGGTGTCATTTAACAGACACGTGGATGTCTGCTTAAATAAAGGCCTTATCAAgcagctgacagaaaaaaaagattttcccaGTAAGACTTATAATATGGAAAGCTCAAACACAATTG GAGGTTTAAGCAGAGGACAGCAGTGCACAAATCCATCACAAGGAGCAAAAAG GTCTGGACTAAAAGCTTCACAGTCAGTATCAAAAAAGGCCAAGTCAAGCAATTCCAAGCATACaattgaaatgttttttaaatga
- the POLK gene encoding DNA polymerase kappa isoform X6: MDNMEKVGDSSCNDGLLLRMGLNDNKAGMQGLDKEKINKIIMEATKGSRFYENELKKDQQVNQRIEKMMQLKEKITKQQLLKAQLQVDKLVIELEQSRNLSSTIVHIDMDAFYAAVEMRDCPELKEKPVAVGSMSMLSTSNYHARRYGVRAAMPGFIAKKLCPHLTIVPLNFEKYGKVSKEVREILTEYDPNFMPMGLDEAYLNITEHLEERLRWPEDKRRFFFKTESSTEEDKDDTNMSAKFNEGGYSASPVLFEDNTPLMDDHPEQRDRSVENSVIFGTSAEEVVKEIRFRIEQKTQLTASAEASWRNFLDISLGLGSTHLEKDGERKSMSTERTFSEINTAEDQYNLCQELCRDLAQELQKEGLKGKTVTLKLKNVNFEVKTRASTVLSSVSTEEEIFAVAKDLLGTEIDSIAPHPLRIRLMGVRVSGFLSEEEKKYQQKSITSFLKSGKEIGFLRLQPGKSNQEYFTKISETSPRGSFFDKKRAARQLSRENLSPNETVGKQVFHGRKSSANFVEETKKVTELQNSSMCKIFTCPVCFEEQSSNNLEELNRHIDECLSGTLVKDTMEISKNDNSRENTLNFLPQFKNENVDECQKNKPDQLAGTDQSASISDNSTSSSTEKFSQVISDKPHRERQPSNLSDIARNVCMKQCLFPKRISQDNEDHFEKTEHAEETSSSCFFEAKEDSVLVCPVCNSEQKTTSLVSFNRHVDVCLNKGLIKQLTEKKDFPSKTYNMESSNTIGGLSRGQQCTNPSQGAKRSGLKASQSVSKKAKSSNSKHTIEMFFK; encoded by the exons ATGGACAACATGGAAAAAGTTGGTGACAGCTCTTGCAATGATGGACTTCTACTTAGAATGGGTCTCAATGATAACAAAGCTGGAATGCAAGGTTTGGATAAAGAGAAAATCAATAAAATCATCATGGAAGCAACCAAG GGTTCTAGATTTTATgaaaatgaacttaaaaaagaTCAACAAGTTAACCAACGAATTGAAAAAATGATGCAGctaaaagagaaaattacaaaGCAACAGCTCTTGAAAGCACAGCTGCAG GTGGACAAACTTGTGATAGAGCTGGAACAGAGCCGTAACCTTAGCAGTACAATTGTACACATTGACATGGATGCCTTCTATGCGGCTGTAGAAATGAGAGACTGTCCAGAGCTGAAGGAAAAGCCTGTAGCAGTGGGATCAATGAGTATGTTG TCCACCTCAAATTACCACGCTAGGAGATATGGTGTACGTGCAGCCATGCCTGGATTTATTGCTAAAAAGCTATGTCCACATCTAACTATAGTACCattaaactttgaaaaatacGGCAAAGTGAGTAAAGAG GTTAGAGAAATACTGACCGAATATGATCCCAATTTTATGCCTATGGGCCTAGATGAAGCCTACCTGAACATAACAGAGCATTTAGAGGAAAGACTGAGGTGGCCTGAAGATAAGAGaagattcttttttaaaacagaaagctcTACAGAAGAAG ATAAAGACGATACAAATATGTCTGCCAAATTTAATGAAGGTGGATACTCTGCTTCACCAGTACTGTTTGAAGACAACACACCTCTGATGGATGACCACCCTGAACAAAGAGATCGATCAGTGGAAAATTCAGTCATCTTTGGAACTTCTGCAGAGGAAGTTGTGAAGGAAATTCGCTTTAGGATTGAGCAGAAAACTCAACTGACTGCTAGTGCAG aAGCATCTTGGCGTAATTTCTTGGATATTTCCCTTGGTTTGGGTTCAACACATTTGGAAAa ggatggagaaagaaaaagtatgagCACTGAAAG AACATTCAGTGAAATAAACACAGCAGAAGACCAGTACAACTTGTGTCAAGAACTCTGCAGAGACCTTGCTCAAGAGCTACAGAAAGAGGGACTTAAG GGTAAAACTGTTACCTTGAAGCTAAAGAATGTGAACTTTGAAGTAAAAACAAGAGCTTCAACTGTGCTGTCTTCCGTTTCTACTGAGGAGGAAATATTTGCTGTTGCTAAAGACTTGTTGGGAACAGAAATTGATAGCATTGCTCCTCATCCTTTACGGATAAGACTTATGG GTGTACGAGTATCAGGATTTCTaagtgaagaagagaagaagtACCAACAGAAAAGTATTACGAGTTTcttaaaatcaggaaaagaaattgGTTTTCTAAGGCTTCAGCCAGGGAAGTCCAACCAAGaatatttcacaaaaatttcAGAAACATCTCCCAGAGGGAGTTTTTTTGATAAAAAGCGAGCTGCAAGGCAACTAAGCAGAGAGAATCTTTCTCCAAATGAAACTGTAGGTAAGCAGGTCTTTCATGGTAGGAAATCATCAGCAAATTTtgtggaagaaacaaagaaagtcACAGAGTTACAGAATTCTAGTATGTGTAAGATCTTCACCTGTCCTGTTTGCTTTGAAGAGCAAAGCAGCAATAATTTGGAAGAGCTTAATAGGCATATTGATGAGTGTCTCAGTGGGACTCTTGTTAAAGATACCATGGAAATATCCAAGAATGACAATTCAAGAGAAAATACACTTAACTTTCTTccacaatttaaaaatgaaaatgttgatgaatgtcaaaaaaataaaccagatcAATTAGCAGGAACAGACCAGTCTGCAAGTATATCTGACAACTCTACTAGCAGTAGCACAGAAAAATTCAGTCAGGTAATATCTGACAAACCTCACAGAGAAAGACAGCCTAGCAATCTCAGTGATATTGCTAGAAATGTGTGTATGAAACAGTGTCTCTTCCCCAAAAGAATTTCACAAGACAATGAAGACCATTTTGAAAAGACTGAACATGCAGAAGAGACTAGTTCATCCTGTTTCTTTGAAGCCAAAGAAGACAGTGTTCTTGTTTGTCCAGTTTGTAATTCAGAACAGAAAACCACCAGTCTGGTGTCATTTAACAGACACGTGGATGTCTGCTTAAATAAAGGCCTTATCAAgcagctgacagaaaaaaaagattttcccaGTAAGACTTATAATATGGAAAGCTCAAACACAATTG GAGGTTTAAGCAGAGGACAGCAGTGCACAAATCCATCACAAGGAGCAAAAAG GTCTGGACTAAAAGCTTCACAGTCAGTATCAAAAAAGGCCAAGTCAAGCAATTCCAAGCATACaattgaaatgttttttaaatga